From the Leptolyngbya sp. O-77 genome, one window contains:
- the nusB gene encoding transcription antitermination factor NusB codes for MQARRIARELALLSMSQLPSKPEKLEAQQLQSVALAAVRTLTGEVHDLLETAAAEVERGSDRLLASETKAQDLDSARVMVKEALELAQAAINRIGTAVELPEILQLANHQEVRDYTLALLQTVSIRRAEIDQIISAAMIDWQLHRLPQIDRDILRLAVAEFQYMGIPDKVAINEAVELAKRYSDDDGHRFINGVLRRVVEKPEDKPENKPEDKLEDKPEDKLEKA; via the coding sequence ATGCAAGCTCGACGCATCGCGCGAGAACTGGCGCTGCTGAGCATGAGCCAGCTTCCCTCCAAGCCCGAAAAACTGGAGGCTCAACAGCTTCAGTCCGTCGCCCTGGCCGCTGTGCGGACGCTGACAGGCGAAGTTCACGACCTGCTGGAAACCGCCGCCGCCGAGGTCGAGCGGGGGAGCGATCGCCTATTAGCCAGTGAAACCAAAGCCCAAGATCTGGACAGCGCCCGCGTCATGGTGAAAGAAGCGCTGGAACTAGCTCAGGCAGCCATCAACCGGATTGGCACCGCCGTCGAACTGCCGGAAATTTTGCAACTCGCTAACCATCAGGAGGTGCGCGACTACACCCTGGCGCTGCTGCAAACCGTCAGCATCCGCCGCGCCGAAATTGACCAGATTATTTCCGCCGCAATGATAGACTGGCAGCTTCATCGGCTTCCCCAGATCGACCGCGATATTCTGCGGCTGGCCGTGGCGGAGTTTCAGTACATGGGCATTCCTGACAAAGTGGCCATTAACGAAGCCGTTGAGCTAGCCAAGCGCTATAGCGACGACGACGGACATCGCTTTATCAATGGCGTGCTGCGGCGGGTGGTCGAAAAGCCCGAAGACAAGCCCGAAAACAAGCCCGAAGACAAGCTCGAAGACAAACCTGAAGACAAGCTCGAAAAAGCCTGA